The Candidatus Koribacter versatilis Ellin345 genome has a segment encoding these proteins:
- a CDS encoding DUF2062 domain-containing protein, which produces MIARSRSLTTNTGESTSRTAWTVALGFAIGLFPLLGVTTIVCAILARMLRLKQTAIQFGNYAALPFQIALLVPLLRLGERITHAQRFVFDPPALLQGFPHIPESTARAVVMAQWHMIAGWALLAPLAFVLAGLLAQAVLRRRERGGIVVGRRAA; this is translated from the coding sequence ATGATTGCCCGCAGCCGTTCGCTCACAACTAATACTGGCGAGTCCACCTCGAGAACGGCCTGGACCGTCGCCCTCGGCTTCGCCATCGGCCTCTTCCCCCTGCTCGGCGTGACCACCATCGTGTGCGCCATCCTCGCCCGCATGCTGCGACTGAAGCAGACGGCCATCCAGTTCGGAAACTACGCGGCCTTGCCGTTTCAAATCGCGTTGCTGGTTCCATTGCTCCGTCTAGGCGAGCGCATCACCCACGCACAACGGTTTGTCTTCGACCCTCCAGCGCTGCTGCAAGGCTTCCCGCATATCCCAGAATCCACCGCGCGTGCCGTGGTCATGGCCCAGTGGCACATGATTGCCGGCTGGGCGTTATTGGCTCCCCTGGCTTTCGTGCTGGCAGGACTACTCGCGCAAGCGGTGTTGCGACGACGTGAGCGAGGTGGAATTGTGGTGGGTCGGCGCGCGGCCTAG
- a CDS encoding CPBP family intramembrane glutamic endopeptidase: protein MQRLRALGRFGLFVFLYWLVGEGLNRLLPLIHFPDRAFTWNAILANEFLDFALAAFVAAILALIFRERFSSYGLPLHADVGRLMLKGALWGFVPSLLILIPLFAVGACSFHGLAVHGGQLIFYAIVWAAGMLGVGFAEEFLFRGYAQKTLAEAISFWPAAIFLSALFGFIHFFFKPQEDWIDPTSVALYGIFWCLTLRRTGSLWFAIGFHAASDYADIIVFGEPNTGNQGQPVPGHLLDIRYHGPDWLTGGPRGTEASLLVFVVLGGLFYFFNRAYPAKKLDASAAER, encoded by the coding sequence ATGCAGCGCCTTCGCGCTTTAGGTCGCTTCGGCCTCTTCGTGTTCCTGTACTGGCTGGTCGGCGAAGGCCTCAACCGACTGCTTCCACTGATTCACTTTCCTGATCGTGCTTTCACATGGAATGCCATACTCGCCAATGAATTCCTCGACTTCGCCCTGGCGGCGTTCGTCGCCGCAATACTGGCACTCATCTTCCGTGAACGTTTCTCCTCTTATGGACTTCCACTCCATGCCGATGTTGGTCGTCTCATGCTCAAAGGTGCGCTCTGGGGATTTGTTCCGTCGCTGCTAATCTTGATTCCGCTTTTTGCCGTTGGAGCGTGCTCCTTTCACGGCCTTGCGGTGCATGGCGGTCAACTGATCTTCTACGCGATCGTGTGGGCCGCGGGGATGCTTGGCGTCGGTTTCGCGGAAGAGTTCCTGTTTCGCGGCTACGCGCAAAAAACTCTCGCAGAGGCGATCAGCTTCTGGCCGGCGGCGATTTTCCTCTCCGCCCTCTTTGGCTTCATCCACTTCTTTTTTAAGCCCCAGGAAGATTGGATTGATCCCACCAGCGTTGCGCTCTATGGAATTTTCTGGTGCCTCACTCTGCGGCGCACCGGCAGTCTCTGGTTTGCCATCGGATTTCATGCCGCATCCGATTACGCAGACATCATCGTCTTCGGCGAACCGAATACTGGCAACCAGGGTCAACCGGTTCCGGGACACTTGCTGGACATCCGCTACCACGGCCCCGATTGGCTCACCGGGGGACCTCGCGGAACAGAGGCTAGCTTGTTAGTCTTTGTCGTGCTCGGCGGACTTTTCTACTTTTTCAACCGAGCTTATCCAGCGAAGAAACTGGACGCCTCCGCGGCTGAACGCTGA
- a CDS encoding DUF1801 domain-containing protein: MKPAANVKTPAQYVASLPADRAKTVATVRAFVNQHIPRGYEECLVWGTIGWTIPLSRYPDTYNKQPICYVALSSQKNYFSLYLMGAFWSASQLDQLKAAFKAAGKKLDMGKCCVHFERPDDLPLEAIGKLIAAISSEKRIEMYEESRLKTKSGQAKKAKQDAS, from the coding sequence GTGAAGCCAGCAGCGAACGTCAAGACGCCCGCGCAGTACGTCGCCTCACTACCGGCCGATCGCGCGAAGACCGTCGCGACCGTGCGCGCCTTCGTGAACCAGCACATTCCACGCGGCTACGAGGAGTGCCTCGTCTGGGGCACGATCGGCTGGACGATCCCGCTGTCTCGCTATCCGGACACTTATAACAAGCAACCCATCTGTTACGTCGCGCTGTCGTCGCAGAAAAATTACTTCTCTCTCTACCTGATGGGCGCGTTCTGGAGTGCGAGCCAGCTCGACCAACTGAAAGCAGCGTTCAAAGCGGCAGGGAAGAAGCTCGACATGGGGAAGTGCTGCGTCCACTTCGAGAGGCCAGACGACTTGCCGCTGGAAGCGATTGGCAAACTGATCGCGGCAATTTCGAGCGAGAAGCGGATCGAGATGTACGAGGAATCGCGGCTGAAGACCAAGTCAGGCCAGGCGAAGAAGGCGAAGCAGGACGCCTCCTAG
- a CDS encoding YciI family protein has product MRFMVIVKATPESEKPGAVPDPKGIEEMNKHIDELMAAGVLVGYDGLHPSSKGARVKFSGSNRIITDGPFAETKELIAGFMILRVNSLEEAIGWVKRMPFCGGDEGEVEIRQVFEPEDFASNFNEEEIEQERQIRAQLAEQATRK; this is encoded by the coding sequence ATGCGATTTATGGTGATCGTCAAAGCCACCCCAGAGTCTGAAAAACCAGGCGCCGTCCCCGATCCGAAGGGGATCGAGGAGATGAACAAGCACATTGATGAGTTGATGGCCGCTGGGGTCCTCGTCGGTTACGACGGCCTTCATCCGTCGTCGAAAGGCGCGCGCGTCAAGTTCTCCGGCTCGAACCGCATCATCACCGACGGGCCGTTCGCCGAGACCAAGGAACTCATCGCCGGCTTCATGATCTTGCGGGTGAACTCCCTCGAAGAGGCCATTGGATGGGTCAAGCGCATGCCCTTCTGCGGTGGAGACGAAGGCGAGGTCGAAATCCGCCAGGTCTTCGAGCCGGAAGATTTTGCCTCCAACTTCAACGAAGAAGAGATCGAGCAAGAAAGGCAAATCCGCGCTCAACTGGCAGAACAGGCGACAAGAAAGTGA
- a CDS encoding DUF2277 domain-containing protein, whose product MCRNIKMLFNFDPPVTHEEVRAASLQFVRKISGFNKPSKANEEAFLAAIEAISKVSTDLLHTLETNSPPRNRAEEAARLKARSVKRFGEQKTAQ is encoded by the coding sequence ATGTGTCGAAACATCAAGATGCTTTTCAACTTTGATCCACCAGTCACACACGAGGAAGTTCGAGCGGCGTCGCTCCAGTTCGTCCGGAAGATCAGTGGCTTCAATAAGCCATCGAAGGCGAATGAAGAAGCGTTCCTTGCCGCGATCGAGGCCATCTCGAAAGTCTCGACGGACCTCCTGCATACGCTCGAAACAAATTCGCCCCCCAGGAACCGGGCGGAAGAGGCAGCGCGACTGAAAGCTCGCAGCGTGAAGAGATTCGGCGAGCAAAAGACTGCGCAGTAA
- a CDS encoding 5'-3' exonuclease yields MNVYLVDGTYELFRHYYALPSAKDADGHEVAAVRGVLASVMGMIRDGATHIAVATDHVIESFRNNLWPGYKTSEGVERDLLAQFHLLEEVLSAAGITVWPMIEFEADDALAAGAAAAAANKRVKQVIVCTPDKDLAQCVAGTRVVQLNRRTNVPMDEAGVVQKFGVTPESIADYLALVGDAADGYPGLKGWGAKSSSAVLAKFLHLESIPPDAREWGVHVAGASTLAATLSEQHKQALLFRTLATLRTDIQLFDDVEQLRWSGPKPEFEALAARLDAAKTERRSGEAGKSARKAPAKRRS; encoded by the coding sequence GTGAACGTTTACCTGGTTGACGGCACTTACGAACTCTTCCGCCACTACTACGCGCTGCCTTCCGCGAAAGATGCGGATGGTCATGAGGTGGCCGCCGTCCGCGGCGTGCTCGCGTCGGTGATGGGGATGATTCGTGATGGGGCGACCCATATTGCCGTCGCCACCGATCACGTCATCGAGTCCTTCCGCAACAACTTATGGCCGGGATACAAGACCAGCGAAGGCGTAGAGCGCGATCTGCTGGCGCAGTTTCACCTGCTGGAAGAGGTTTTGTCGGCGGCGGGTATCACCGTGTGGCCGATGATTGAATTTGAAGCCGACGACGCGCTGGCAGCCGGAGCCGCGGCCGCCGCGGCCAACAAACGCGTGAAGCAGGTGATCGTCTGCACGCCGGACAAGGACCTGGCGCAATGCGTGGCTGGTACGCGCGTGGTGCAGCTCAATCGGCGAACCAATGTGCCCATGGACGAGGCGGGCGTGGTGCAGAAGTTTGGCGTGACGCCGGAATCGATTGCCGACTATCTTGCGCTGGTGGGCGATGCCGCGGACGGTTACCCCGGACTGAAAGGTTGGGGCGCGAAATCTTCTTCGGCAGTGCTGGCAAAATTTCTGCACCTGGAATCGATTCCTCCCGATGCTCGCGAGTGGGGAGTGCACGTTGCCGGAGCGAGTACGCTGGCGGCTACGTTGAGCGAACAGCACAAGCAGGCCCTGCTATTTCGTACGTTAGCAACGCTGCGCACCGACATCCAGTTGTTCGATGACGTAGAGCAGCTACGCTGGAGTGGGCCAAAGCCGGAGTTCGAAGCACTTGCGGCCCGACTCGACGCAGCCAAGACTGAGCGCCGCAGCGGAGAGGCCGGCAAGTCGGCGCGTAAAGCGCCGGCGAAGCGCCGATCTTGA
- a CDS encoding DUF4262 domain-containing protein: MSEQDERTIRHVEEFGCSIVSVERTKYGLGWSYTLGVFDTTGKPEIITVGLLPKTAHSALNHAAKLQRDGVDLTQGRHRGVVGEVECEFRAVDPKWVKQLMGWALWYYQGDEFPVLQAVYPDLENRFPGDEGFDESFEQPLMQPDAPMTKAENDFWASTDSNSSLFDWKFRDDPHTRVFLSESVHQGTQPVTYVSHDAEDGAWQFLGDSMSDGGGPVISCFHHPIDRDPSFAELADLPLGWYAERRGIGEPWTRNKHATEDEAE; the protein is encoded by the coding sequence TTGTCCGAACAGGATGAGCGCACAATCCGTCATGTCGAAGAATTTGGCTGTTCGATTGTGAGTGTTGAGCGAACGAAATACGGCCTCGGCTGGTCTTACACGCTCGGCGTTTTCGACACCACCGGAAAACCCGAAATCATCACGGTTGGACTGTTACCCAAGACCGCACACTCTGCACTGAATCACGCAGCGAAGTTGCAGCGTGACGGAGTCGATCTTACTCAGGGCCGTCACCGGGGTGTAGTCGGAGAGGTGGAATGCGAATTCCGTGCCGTCGATCCCAAATGGGTCAAACAACTCATGGGTTGGGCGCTCTGGTATTACCAGGGCGATGAGTTTCCAGTCCTTCAAGCGGTCTATCCCGATTTGGAGAATCGTTTCCCAGGGGACGAAGGATTCGACGAATCGTTTGAGCAGCCCCTGATGCAGCCGGATGCTCCGATGACAAAGGCCGAAAATGACTTCTGGGCCTCAACGGATTCAAACAGCAGCTTGTTTGACTGGAAGTTCCGAGATGATCCGCACACGCGGGTCTTCCTCTCCGAGTCGGTCCACCAGGGAACCCAGCCAGTAACGTATGTCTCGCACGACGCCGAAGACGGTGCGTGGCAGTTTCTGGGCGACAGTATGTCCGATGGCGGCGGTCCGGTGATCTCTTGCTTTCACCACCCGATCGACCGCGACCCAAGCTTTGCCGAACTCGCCGATCTTCCCTTGGGTTGGTACGCCGAACGGCGTGGAATCGGAGAGCCGTGGACACGAAACAAACATGCGACAGAAGATGAGGCAGAGTAA
- a CDS encoding type II toxin-antitoxin system HipA family toxin, which yields MKDVSVIEARAWGRTVGAVTLDPTLAYYAFEYDPAWKRTGVELAPLHMPLKGSGPIYIFPTLPEATYFRLPALLADALPDDFGNALIDAWMAQRGVEKSAITVLDRLAYMGKRGVGALEFRPARGSHNESSAPIEMKELVEEARRLVQGTFAVDHEAQAALANIIKVGTSAGGARAKAVIAWNPATDEVRSGQFDAAPGFEHWLLKFDGIGKDKELGTGEGYGRIEFAYYLMATGAGIEMAVSRLLEENGRAHFMTRRFDREVVNGKTRKHHIQTLCAMNHLDFRQRGTHDYAQLFMTASALGLDDGALDQIFRRMAFNVMARNCDDHTKNFSFILREGQPWRLAPAYDVTHAYNPKGEWTYQHLMSVNRKFDGISKEDLLAVADRFSVRRPERALSEVRAAIDGWPQFAKQAGLSAALRDRVGKDLLPL from the coding sequence GTGAAAGACGTATCCGTTATCGAGGCCCGCGCGTGGGGGCGCACCGTGGGAGCAGTCACGCTCGATCCGACTCTCGCGTATTACGCTTTCGAATACGATCCGGCGTGGAAGCGGACTGGCGTCGAGCTTGCTCCCTTGCACATGCCGTTGAAGGGAAGCGGGCCGATCTACATTTTTCCGACGCTACCGGAAGCCACCTACTTTCGCTTGCCCGCGCTGTTGGCGGACGCTCTTCCTGATGATTTTGGCAATGCTCTCATCGATGCCTGGATGGCCCAGCGCGGTGTCGAGAAGAGCGCGATCACAGTGCTCGATCGCCTGGCGTACATGGGGAAGCGCGGAGTGGGCGCGCTGGAGTTTCGCCCCGCGAGAGGATCGCATAACGAGAGTTCCGCGCCGATCGAAATGAAAGAGCTGGTGGAAGAGGCGCGGCGCCTGGTGCAGGGAACCTTCGCGGTCGATCATGAAGCGCAGGCGGCGCTGGCCAATATCATCAAGGTGGGAACGTCGGCGGGCGGGGCGCGAGCGAAGGCCGTCATTGCCTGGAACCCGGCAACCGACGAAGTGCGCAGCGGACAATTCGATGCCGCTCCCGGCTTCGAACATTGGCTGCTGAAATTCGATGGCATAGGCAAAGATAAAGAGCTCGGGACCGGCGAAGGCTATGGCCGCATCGAATTTGCGTACTACCTGATGGCGACCGGTGCGGGCATCGAGATGGCGGTGTCGCGGCTGCTCGAGGAAAATGGCCGCGCGCATTTCATGACCCGGCGGTTCGATCGCGAAGTGGTCAACGGCAAGACGCGGAAGCACCACATTCAAACCCTGTGCGCCATGAATCATCTCGATTTCCGCCAGCGCGGAACTCACGATTATGCGCAGCTCTTTATGACCGCCAGCGCGCTGGGGCTCGACGATGGCGCACTGGACCAGATATTCCGTCGTATGGCATTCAACGTCATGGCGCGCAACTGCGACGATCACACCAAGAACTTCAGTTTCATCCTTCGCGAAGGCCAACCGTGGCGCCTAGCCCCTGCTTACGATGTGACCCACGCCTACAACCCCAAGGGTGAATGGACCTACCAGCACCTGATGAGTGTCAATCGTAAGTTCGACGGCATCTCGAAGGAAGACTTGCTCGCAGTCGCCGATCGCTTCAGCGTGAGACGACCGGAGCGCGCGCTGTCCGAGGTCCGTGCCGCCATCGATGGTTGGCCGCAGTTTGCAAAGCAGGCCGGGCTCTCCGCAGCGCTGCGGGATCGCGTTGGTAAGGATTTGCTTCCGTTATAG
- a CDS encoding helix-turn-helix domain-containing protein — translation MSFMSPQELQAVLGKQIRELRIARNLEQITTAEKAGISEKALRNLEAGRGSSVETLVRVLKALDSLDGLLLLAPKPTVSPLAVLRHAGRVRRRVRRSKNEADAQ, via the coding sequence ATGTCTTTTATGTCCCCGCAGGAGCTGCAAGCTGTCCTGGGCAAGCAGATCAGGGAACTGCGCATCGCCAGGAACCTTGAGCAGATCACCACGGCAGAGAAGGCCGGTATCTCCGAAAAGGCGCTGCGCAATCTTGAGGCGGGCCGGGGATCGAGCGTGGAAACGCTGGTGCGGGTTTTGAAAGCGCTCGATTCGCTGGATGGACTGCTCTTGCTTGCGCCCAAACCCACGGTGAGCCCGTTGGCAGTTTTGCGTCACGCTGGGCGGGTGCGGCGTCGGGTACGTCGGTCGAAGAACGAGGCGGATGCGCAGTGA